Proteins from a single region of Theobroma cacao cultivar B97-61/B2 chromosome 10, Criollo_cocoa_genome_V2, whole genome shotgun sequence:
- the LOC18585992 gene encoding cucumisin — protein sequence MGDLPKGDFSASRLHTNMLQHVVPSAASDALLYSYHRSFNGFAAKLTNKEAQKLRGKEGVVSVFLSQKKQLHTTRSWNFMGFSSRKVERSVIESDVVVGMLDTGIWPESESFNDRGFGPLPAKWKGTCQKSSNFTCNKKIIGARYYRADGVISPDDFKSPRDAEGHGSHTASTAAGGLVSKASLYGLAKGTARGGVPSARIAVYKICWSDGCYDADILAAFDDAIADGVDIISLSVGASSASEYFHDSIAIGAFHSMKNGVLTSNSAGNSGPDPASIDNFSPWSLSVAASTIDRKFVTKVKLGNGEIYEGTSINTFDLKEKMYPFIFGGVAPNTSQGFTSEDSRYCLAGTLNETLVKGKIVFCDYDSDRDGPIEGGGAVGAVYQYGGNKDYVSSHPLPLSNLNMDDGRVVFNYVNTTENPTATIFKSYVESNEFAPYVVSFSSRGPNPVTADILKPDLTAPGVDILAAWSEATSITETEYDNRIVPYNIISGTSMSCPHATGAAAYVKSFHPTWSPAAIKSALMTTAFQMSAKNNIEGEFAYGAGHINPALAAQPGLIYDAGEIDYIKFLCGQGYSPTYLKLITGNNSSCSEETNGTVWDLNYPSFALSATPGKSITRVFHRTVTNVGSAVSTYKSIVKAPPGLIIQVQPSVLSFKSLGQKQSFVVTVGAEVGNSMISGSLTWDDGLHQVRSPIVAYASLFE from the exons ATGGGTGACCTTCCAAAGGGTGACTTCTCGGCTTCAAGGCTTCACACCAACATGCTTCAACATGTTGTTCCCAG CGCTGCATCAGATGCTTTGCTCTACAGCTACCACAGGAGCTTCAATGGATTTGCAGCCAAGTTGACCAATAAGGAGGCACAGAAACTGAGAG GAAAGGAAGGGGTTGTGTCTGTGTTCCTAAGTCAAAAGAAGCAGCTCCACACAACAAGGTCATGGAACTTCATGGGCTTTTCCAGCAGAAAAGTGGAAAGATCAGTTATTGAAAGCGATGTTGTTGTTGGGATGCTTGACACAGGGATTTGGCCAGAATCTGAAAGTTTTAATGACAGAGGATTTGGTCCACTTCCAGCAAAATGGAAGGGCACTTGCCAAAAGTCTTCCAATTTCACTTGCAACAA AAAAATAATTGGAGCTAGATACTACCGGGCTGATGGAGTAATTAGTCCAGATGATTTTAAGTCTCCAAGGGACGCCGAAGGTCATGGGAGTCATACTGCTTCAACAGCTGCAGGTGGCTTAGTTAGCAAGGCAAGCTTATATGGGCTTGCCAAAGGCACGGCTCGCGGAGGGGTTCCATCTGCCCGCATTGCTGTGTACAAGATTTGTTGGTCTGATGGTTGCTATGATGCAGACATTCTCGCAGCATTTGATGACGCAATCGCCGATGGTGTTGACATTATCTCTCTTTCAGTTGGGGCTTCCTCTGCATCCGAGTATTTTCACGATTCAATTGCTATTGGAGCTTTCCATTCGATGAAGAATGGGGTCCTGACATCCAACTCTGCTGGTAATAGTGGTCCTGATCCTGCATCAATTGATAACTTTTCACCTTGGTCTCTTTCAGTGGCTGCCAGTACCATAGATAGAAAGTTTGTGACTAAGGTGAAGCTGGGTAACGGTGAGATCTATGAG GGAACCTCAATCAACACATTTGATCTCAAGGAGAAAATGTACCCTTTCATCTTTGGTGGAGTTGCTCCAAATACCTCACAAGGTTTTACTTCCGAGGATTCCAG GTATTGCTTAGCAGGAACATTGAACGAAACCTTAGTGAAAGGAAAAATCGTTTTCTGTGACTATGACAGTGATAGGGATGGTCCAATCGAAGGAGGAGGCGCTGTTGGTGCGGTATACCAGTATGGAGGAAACAAAGATTATGTTTCCAGTCACCCTCTACCTCTTTCCAACTTGAACATGGATGATGGAAGAGTTGTTTTCAACTACGTGAACACAACAGA AAACCCAACTGCAACAATATTCAAGTCTTACGTTGAAAGTAACGAGTTCGCCCCATACGTtgtttcattttcatcaagagGACCTAACCCTGTCACAGCAGACATTCTCAAa CCTGATCTTACAGCACCTGGGGTTGACATTCTAGCTGCATGGTCGGAAGCTACCTCTATCACAGAAACTGAATATGATAACAGAATAGTTCCATACAATATAATCTCTGGCACATCCATGTCTTGCCCACATGCAACCGGGGCTGCTGCTTATGTTAAGTCATTCCATCCAACATGGTCTCCTGCTGCCATTAAGTCTGCTCTAATGACAACAG CTTTTCAAATGAGTGCTAAGAACAACATCGAAGGTGAGTTTGCATATGGGGCAGGTCATATAAATCCTGCACTAGCAGCTCAACCTGGATTGATATACGACGCTGGGGAGATAGATTACATTAAATTTTTGTGTGGACAAGGATATAGCCCTACATATCTAAAGCTTATAACTGGGAATAACAGCAGTTGCTCCGAAGAAACAAATGGAACAGTGTGGGATCTAAACTACCCTTCCTTCGCCTTATCTGCTACTCCTGGAAAATCCATCACCAGAGTCTTTCACAGGACAGTAACAAATGTTGGATCAGCTGTGTCAACTTACAAGTCAATCGTCAAGGCTCCACCGGGGCTTATAATCCAAGTTCAACCAAGTGTACTTTCTTTCAAGTCTCTTGGGCAAAAGCAATCCTTTGTTGTGACTGTTGGAGCTGAAGTTGGAAACTCCATGATTTCTGGTTCTTTGACCTGGGATGATGGCCTGCATCAAGTGAGGAGCCCTATTGTTGCTTATGCTTCCTTGTTCGAATGA
- the LOC18585993 gene encoding cucumisin produces the protein MAVQTSPLTWLMLFCFTLGLLVCCHGASDDRQVYIVYMGDIPKGDFSAASLHTSMLQDVVPSPAASDVLLYSYHRSFNGFAAKLTKDEAEKLRGKEGVVSVFLSQKKQLHTSWSWDFMGFSKKVKRSVVESDIIVGMLDTGIWPESESFNDTGFGPIPAKWKGTCQKSSNFTCNKKIIAAKYYRANGDFSPGDFISPRDSEGHGSHTASTAAGGLASRASLYGLAKGTVRGAVPSARIAVYKICWSDGCYDVDILAAFDDAIADGVDIISLSVGSFFSSDYFDDSIAIGAFYSMKNGVLTSNSAGNSGPRPASIVNFSPWSLSVAASTIDRKFVTKVKLGNGEIYEGTSINTFDLKEKMYPFIFGGVAPNTSQGFTSEDSRYCLPGTLNETLVKGKIVFCDYDSDGDGPIEGGAVGAVFQYGGKKDYVFSYPLPLSNLNLDDGRFVLNYVNTTENPTATIFKSDVESNEFAPYVVSFSSRGPNPVTADILKPDLTAPGVDILAAWSEAAHVTESEYDNRIVPYNIISGTSMSCPHATGAAAYVKSFHPTWSPAAIKSALMTTAFQMSAKNNIEGEFAFGAGHINPALAAQPGLIYDAGEIDYIKFLCGQGYSPTYLQLITGNNSSCSEETNGTVWDLNYPSFALSATPGKSITRAFHRTVTNVGSAVSTYKAVVKAPPGLIIQVQPSVLSFKSLGQKQSFVVTVGAEVGNSMISGSLTWDDGLYQVRSPIVAYASLIE, from the exons ATGGCAGTCCAGACTTCTCCCTTGACATGGCTTATGCTTTTCTGTTTCACTCTTGGCTTGCTGGTCTGCTGCCATGGAGCCTCTGATGATAGACAG GTCTACATTGTCTACATGGGTGATATTCCAAAGGGTGACTTCTCTGCTGCAAGCCTTCACACCAGCATGCTTCAAGATGTTGTTCCTAG TCCTGCTGCATCAGACGTTTTGCTATACAGCTATCATAGGAGCTTCAATGGATTTGCAGCCAAGTTGACCAAGGACGAGGCTGAGAAACTGAGAG GAAAGGAAGGAGTTGTGTCAGTGTTCCTTAGTCAAAAGAAGCAGCTCCACACATCATGGTCATGGGACTTCATgggattttcaaaaaaagtgaaaagatCAGTTGTTGAGAGCGATATCATTGTTGGGATGCTTGACACTGGGATTTGGCCAGAATCTGAAAGTTTTAATGACACAGGATTTGGTCCAATTCCAGCAAAATGGAAGGGCACTTGCCAAAAGTCTTCCAATTTCACTTGCAACAA AAAAATAATTGCAGCTAAATATTACCGGGCTAATGGAGATTTTAGTCCAGGTGATTTTATATCTCCAAGAGACTCCGAAGGTCATGGGAGTCATACTGCATCAACAGCTGCGGGTGGCTTAGCTAGCAGGGCAAGCTTATATGGCCTTGCCAAAGGGACCGTTCGCGGAGCCGTTCCATCTGCCCGCATTGCTGTGTACAAGATTTGTTGGTCTGATGGTTGCTATGATGTAGACATTCTCGCAGCATTCGATGATGCAATAGCTGATGGTGTTGACATAATCTCTCTTTCAGTAGGGAGTTTCTTTTCAtctgattattttgatgattcaATTGCTATTGGAGCTTTCTATTCGATGAAGAATGGGGTCCTGACATCCAATTCTGCTGGTAATAGTGGTCCTCGTCCTGCGTCAATTGTGAACTTTTCACCTTGGTCTCTTTCAGTGGCTGCCAGTACCATAGATAGAAAGTTTGTGACTAAGGTGAAGCTGGGTAATGGTGAGATCTATGAG GGAACCTCAATCAACACATTTGATCTCAAGGAGAAAATGTACCCTTTCATCTTTGGTGGAGTTGCTCCAAATACCTCACAAGGTTTTACTTCCGAGGATTCTAG GTATTGCTTGCCAGGAACATTGAACGAAACCTTAGTCAAAGGAAAAATCGTTTTCTGTGACTATGACAGTGATGGGGATGGTCCAATCGAAGGAGGAGCTGTTGGTGCTGTATTCCAGTATGGAGGAAAAAAAGATTATGTCTTCAGTTACCCTCTACCTCTTTCCAACTTGAACTTGGATGATGGAAGATTTGTTTTGAACTACGTGAACACAACAGA AAACCCAACTGCAACAATATTCAAGTCTGACGTTGAAAGTAATGAGTTCGCCCCATACGTtgtttcattttcatcaagagGACCTAACCCTGTTACAGCAGACATTCTCAAg CCTGATCTTACAGCACCTGGGGTTGACATTTTAGCTGCATGGTCAGAAGCTGCCCATGTGACAGAAAGTGAATATGATAACAGAATAGTTCCATACAATATAATCTCTGGCACATCCATGTCTTGCCCGCATGCAACCGGGGCGGCTGCTTATGTCAAGTCATTCCATCCAACATGGTCTCCTGCTGCCATTAAGTCTGCTCTAATGACAACAG CTTTTCAAATGAGTGCTAAGAACAACATCGAAGGTGAGTTTGCATTCGGGGCAGGTCACATAAATCCTGCACTAGCAGCTCAACCTGGATTGATTTACGATGCTGGGGAGATTGATTACATTAAATTTTTGTGTGGACAAGGATATAGCCCTACATATCTACAGCTTATAACTGGGAATAACAGTAGTTGTTCTGAAGAAACAAATGGAACAGTGTGGGATCTAAACTACCCTTCCTTTGCCTTATCTGCTACTCCTGGAAAATCCATCACCAGAGCCTTTCACAGGACAGTAACAAATGTTGGATCAGCTGTGTCAACTTACAAGGCAGTCGTCAAGGCTCCACCGGGGCTTATAATCCAAGTTCAACCAAGTGTACTTTCTTTCAAGTCTCTTGGGCAAAAGCAATCGTTTGTTGTGACTGTTGGAGCTGAAGTTGGAAACTCCATGATTTCAGGTTCTTTGACCTGGGATGATGGCCTGTATCAAGTGAGGAGCCCCATTGTTGCTTATGCTTCCTTAATCGAATGA